The sequence GCCGGAAAAGCGGACGGCCATCAGCCGCGGACTCTCCGTGGTACCGATCGCGGCCGCGGTTTGAGCCGGTCCGGGCGTGCCTTTCCCGCGGGCACGTGCTGGAATCCGCGCGATGAACCGCCTCGCGCTCGCCCTGCTGATCCTGTCTGCCGTGTTCTACGGCGTGTTCATGGTCGTGCGGGTCGACGGCGAGGACCGCGGCTGGAGCGCCTGGGTGGAGGTGGCGGACCATCTTTCCTCCGGCGATTGGCAAACCGAAGAGGCCCGGAGCCACGATAACCTTCTGATGGGCGGTTTCGTCGTGACCTCGTTCCTGGCGGTCGGCGGACCGCTCCTTTTCCCGCTCGCCCGTCGGTCCCGGGCCTGCTGGTGGGTGATGATGACCTTGGCCTCCTGCGCCACCGTCACCACCGGCCTGCTGCTCTATTTCACCATCGTGGACGAGTATCCCGCTGGCTTGTGGTGGCTCGGTGCCGCCTTGTTCGCCCATCTCGGGGGCCTGGTGTGCGTGCGCGGAACTCGGAAGGAGCTGCCCGCGTGAAGGTCTCCATTCTCATGTCGTTTCACAACGCGGAGGCCACGCTGCGGGAAACCATGGCCAGCTTGCTCGGCCAGACGTTCCGGGAATGGGAGCTGATCGCCGTGGACGATGGCTCCACCGATGCCTCCGCCGCGGTGGTGGCCTCGTTCGCCGATCCGCGGGTCCGGCTGCTCCAGCCCCCGGGCCGCGGCCTTGTCCCGGCGCTCAACCACGGCGCCGCCGCGGTCGGCGGCGACTGGATCGTGCGGATGGATGCCGATGACATCTGCCATCCGGAGCGGATCGAGAAGCTGCTCGCATTCGCGGATACTCGCCCGGATCTCGACGTCGTCGCCAGCCAGGTGACCGTGCTGGATCCGCTGGGAGACGGGCTGGTGCGCTTCGTGGAGTGGGCGAACCAATTGCTCGACCACGACGCGATCTCGCGCGGCCGTTTCATCGAGAGCCCGATCGTGCAACCCAGCGCCATGATCCGGCGTTCCACCTTCGAAGACATCGGCGGCTACCAAGATCCCATCTGGGCGGAGGATCATGACCTCTGGCTGCGCCTGCTGGAAAGCGGCGTGCGTTTCGGCAAGGTCGCCGAGCCGCTGCTCCAGTGGCGGGATTCCTGGACCCGCCTCACCCGCACCCATCCCCGCTACGGGGACGATGCCCGCTCCCGCATGCGCGCCCGCTACCTCTCCCGCCTGCCCGGGGTGGGGGAACACGGCATCGTCGTCGCCGGGGCCGGGCCGATCGGCAAGCTACTCGCCCGTCATCTGCTGGACGAGGGGGTCACCCTCCGCGGCTTCTTCGACGTCCATCCCCGCCGCATCGGCGAGCGGATCCATGGCGCGGAGGTGGCGGACAACACCCGGCTCGGCAGCCTCTGGCGGGACGGGGTGCTCATCTCCGCCGTCGGCGTGCCGGGCGGGCGGCAGCAGGTGCTCGATCTGGCCCTCGGTCGCGGTTACCAGGAGGGCGGGGATTTCTGGAGCGTGTGCTGATCGCGGGAGGTTGAAATGTCGGCCCTGCCGGCGGAGTATCACGGAATCGTGAAATCCTTTGTCCTCCACTGTCTCGCCGGTGCCGCCTGTGTGTCCTCCGCCTTTTCCGAGCCGCTTTTCAACGGCAAGGACCTCACCGGTTGGAAACCGGATGGCGCGGACGTCTGGACCTTCGCCGACAGCGTCCTCACCGGTCAGAGCAACAGCAAGAAACAGGGCTCCGTCCTGTGGTCCACGGAGAAGTTCAAGGACTTCACCCTCGACCTCGATTTCCGTTTCTCCGGCGACGTCGATTCCGGCGTGTTTCTGCGCACGCCGAATGACCAGATCCAGATCGGCACCTCGCGCTCGCTGAAGCGGGACATGACCGGCTCGCCCTACATCGGCACCACCGGCAAATACGCCGTGGAGGCCCACGACGTGAAAGGCAACCTCAAGGAAGGGGAATGGAACCACTTTCGCATCACCGCCAAGGGCAGCCATTACACCGTCGAGTTGAACGGCAAGCAGGTGCTCGACTACTCCTCCGACACCGCCGCCAAGGAGGGCGGCATCGGCCTCCAGGTCCACCCGGGCGTGGACATGAAAATCGAGTTCCGGAACGTCGATCTGGTGAAGGGCTGAGTCCCGTCACCCCGCCCTTGCGGAAATAGTGGCGTTCCGCGCGGGCGTTGATAGGGTCATCAGTACCGGGTCCATAGGAATTGTGGAATAATCCGCCCGCATGTCGTCTCTTCATCGTGATGACCGCGGCGGCGTTGTTTGCGCCCGGCATCCGAACCACCATACCAAAACGAACCGAAATCCCATGAAACCGACCCAATCCCTCATCGCCGCCGCCATCGCCGGTGTCTTCGCCGCCGGTGCCGTGTCCTCCCACGCCGTCCAGATCGACTCCCCGGTGAACGCCGAGAAGGAAGGCTGCCCCGGCAAGGATGGCTGCAAGGGCAAAGACAAGGACAAGGAAAAGAAGGAAGAGAAGAAGGAAGGCCAGATCGTCGCCGAGGCCGACAAGGACAAGGAGAAGGAAAAGGACAAGTGCTCCGGCAAGTGCAGCGGCAAGGACGGCTGCAAGGGCAAGGAGAAGAAGGAAGGCCAGATCCTCTGATTTCCCATTCCGGTGGCGTGGGGCGGCTCCGTCCCCGCCACCGGTTTCCTTTCCTTCCCATGGCTGGCTCCCGTTTCACCGGAGGTGTGTCCCTTGGCACGGGCATCGGCCTGCGGGTGCCCCATTACCGCCACATCCTCGCCGAGAAGCCGGCGGTGGATTGGTTCGAGATCATTTCGGAAAACTACATGGTGGACGGCGGCCGCCCGCTCGAGGTGCTGGACCGCATCCTGGAGCAATACCGCGTCGTCCAACACGGTGTGGGCCTGTATCCGGGCAATGCCAACGGCCTGGATTTCGACCACCTGCGCCGTCTCAAGCGCCTGGTGAAACGCACCGGCACCCCGTGGCTTTCCGACCACCTGTGCTGGGGCAGCGTGGATGGCAGCATGAGCCATGACCTGCTGCCGCTGCCCTTTACCTTCGAGTCCGTCCGCAAGACCGCCGAGAATCTCCGCATCGCCCAGGACTTCCTGGAGGTGCCGCTGGCGGTGGAGAATGTCAGCTCCTATGCGGAGTTCCATGACGACGAGATGACCGAGTGGGAATTCCTCGCCGAGGTGGTGGAAGCCGCCGACATCGGCATCCTGCTCGACGTGAACAACATCTACGTCTCGTCCTTCAACCATGGGTTCGATCCCATGGACTACGTCAATTTCGTGCCGCCGGAGCGGGTCGCGCAGATCCACATCGCCGGGCACTCGAAATACGAACGCTTCATCATCGACACCCACGACCACGCGGTGGTCGATCCGGTGTGGCACATCTACGCCCGCGCCATCGAGCGCTGCGGTTCCGTGGCCACGCTCCTCGAGTGGGACGCGCGCATTCCTTCGTTCGAGGAAGTCTGGACCGAGGCGAAGAAGTCGGAGCAATGGCGCACCACTGCGGGCAATCCTGATTCCGGAGACCATGTCGCGGCTTGAGCATCTCCAGCGCGAGTTCTTCGCCTCGCTCCAGTTTCCGCTGCGCGGGCCCAGCCGCACGCTCACCGACCTGCCGCCCACCGATGCGCCGCATGCCGGGGAGTTCCTCGCCATCGCGGACGAGATCATCAAACCCGGGCCGCAGCTATCCTCCGGCGAGCGCTTGGAGCTTTACCACCGCCAATACTGGTATCGCCTGCTCGATTCCATCGGTGAGGATTTCCCGATTCTCATCCGCATGCTCGGTCAGGAGCGGTTTTGGAGCCTGATCGAGGACTACCTGCTCGTGCGTCCGTCCCGCAGTTTCACCCTCCGCCACCTTGGCGAGGGCCTGCCGGGATTCGTTGCGGATTGGGACAAGGCCACCGAGGCCGAGCGCCCGTGGCTGTATGCCATCGCGCGCATGGAATACGCTCACATGGAGGTCTTCGAGCGCGGCGAATGCCGACCGGTCCTGCCCGAGGAACTCGCCACTTGCGTGCTCGTGCTCCAGCCGCACGTCGTCCGTCTCAGCCTGCCTGTGCCCGCGGACCTGTGCGTGGAGTGGGAATCCTTCACGCCGCTGCCCTTGGAGCCGGTCGAACTCGCCGTCTGGCGTTCGGCCCACAGTCAACCCGCGCAGGCGCGGCTCCATCCCATCGAGGCGATCCTGCTCGATCGCCTCGCCGCGGGCGGGACCTTGGGGGAGATTTTCGAGCAACCGGTCGAACCCGCGCCCACCGCCGAGCAGGTGTCCGAATGGTTCGGGGCTTGGCACCAGCGCGGCTGGATCGCCGTGAAACCGGCCACGGAAGAGGTGGTGCCATTCGTTCGCGCGCTCGATGAAAGCGGCGACCTCGGCGAGGGCGTGGACAAGATGGGCTCGCAGAGCCGGGCGATGGAGTAGCGCGAGGCTCCTGCCAAGTAGCGCGAAGCTTGGCTTCGCGTGCAGGGTGGAGCGGTTTTGCGGATGGGGCGGGCGCGGTTCGAATCGGGCCGCCACAAGGACGTCGAGCGAAGCTCAGCGCTACTTCACGAACAATCCCCGCGCCGCCAGGTGCGCCAGCCATGCTCGCACGTCCAGACGTGGATGGTCCACATGGGCCAGCGCCGCCAGTTCCTCCACCGTGCGCGTGCCGTCCATCGCGCGGACCACCGTGCGACGGGAATCGGGCACGGTGCAGGGGGCATGGTAGATGTCCACCAGCGCTTGCTGCCGTTGCACCGCGAGCTGCCGCAGCGTGTCGAACTTCGGCGTCCGTGGGATGCTGCCATCGAACCGCACTGGCTCGATCCGCAGCTCGATCAGCTTCTGCCGCGCGGCGTCCATCACCAGCCGTGCGATCGGCGGCAGGCTCACGGTCGGGTCGAACTGGGCGGCCGGGATTGCCGCCACCCGTTCCAGAATCTCCTGCATCGGCACGGCTTCCGGAGAGGTTGCCGCGAGCGCGGAAAAGAACGCCACCGCCAGCGGGTGCTCGAATTGTCCCTGCTCCTTGCCCTCGTGGTCCACCAGTCGTCCGCCCTGCGGCGTCCGCTCGAAGGTGTGCAGGCCGCGCACCGCGAAATGCAGCGCCGTGGCCGTGGTCAGGCGGGTGTCCACCGGCGCGTCCGCGCGACATAGCAGCGAACTGCGGAAGGTCCGGTTGGTGAGCACGTCGATCGTCTGCTGGAGCATCAACGGATCGCCCGCCAGCGGTGCCAGCGCCTCGGCCGCGCCGGGAGGCAGCGACAGCGGGAAGTTCGCATGCAGCTCGGATTCCCCGAGGTAGCGCAGCCCGGCGGCATGCGTGTGCGAGATGAACCCGGTGAACGTCACCGGGTGGTTCACCGGCCCGAAATCGTCGAAGGCGAGGATGTCCGCGCTTTTCGCGAACATGTCGTGCAGCACGCTGTTGAGCTGGACCGCATCCGGCGAATCGCCCGCCGGGATGGTGGCGAGGTAGGCGAGGATGCCCGCCGGGTCCTGCCCGATGGTGCCAGCCACCGGCCGGGCCGCGAGCTGTCGCACCAGATCCACGACCGTCTGACGCTGCTTCCAGCCGGGCAGGGTGTTGTAGCTGATCGTCGCGATGCCTTCCGCCGTCAGATGCCGCGCGCAGAAGTCCACCAGCGCCTGGCGGATGTCCGCGGGCACCCACGAATAAAACCCGTGGGCCAGGATGAAATCGAAGCCGTCCTCGCCGGGATCGTAGTTCCGGAGATCCGCTTCATGGAACTCGATGTTTTCGATGCCCGCCAGTCTCGCCGTCTCGCGGGCCTGTTGGATCGCGGCAGGGGAGAAATCGATGCCGATGAATTGGCTGTCCGGCCAGCGCTGGGCCAGCGGCAGCAGGTTGTGGCCGCTGGAGCAGCCGATTTCCAGGATCCGCGCGCAGGAGGGCGGCGGCACGGTCAGCCCCGCCAGCTTCGCCGCCACCGCGGTCGTCGCCGGATCGCACGCCGGATGGCTCATCGCCGGGTATGAATGGGATTGGTAGAGATCGAGGACCGTGTCTGACATTGCCGTGCGGTCATAGGAACCGCTGCGGCACCGGATGGCACGGAAAATGCGCATGCTTGAATGTCGTGTCCCTGCTCGTCAGTAAATGTCTCCACATGATCCGTCGCTTCAACCAAGCGCTGGCGTTCCGGTCGCTGTGGGCGTTCTTCCTGTCCTTGGCGGGCTACGCCATGGCCGCTGGATTCGTGTGGCTGTTCCTCCTGCTGATGGGGGACACCCTGCACGTCCAGAACTGGTGGCTGCCCGCGGGCATCGTCGGCTTCTGGGGCGTGGTCACGTCCTCGGGCTGGCGGCGCTGGCGGTCCGGCCTGTCCTACTACGGAGCCGTGGACGCGCTGGGCTTCCTTGATCTGGATGAGTCCCATGGTGGTGCCCTGCTGGTCCAGAACCGTTCCGCGCAGGTCACCGGCATCGCCTATGCGCTCTCGCAGGTCTTCCTCTCCGGTCCGCTTCAGGCCCTGAAGGCCGTGTCCCTGCTCCGCGCCCGGTTGCCGGAGGACGTCCTCACCGAGGAACGCCTGAAGGACCTCCTCGAAGGCATCCGCGCCAAGGGTTCGTGGCACTCCATCGACACCTGGGCTGGCCGCGAAGGCGATGTCTCGGCGCTGATCCGCATGGGGATGGTCGAATTCAGCTCGACCAAAGGCCGCCTGCGGGCCAGTCCCTAGCGGCATGGAGTTGTCCGGGAATTGGAAACGCTGGCTGGCCCTGGTGGTGATCGTGGGCGCGTTTGCCGCGTTCAAGGGCTTCGTGCCGCCGCACCCGGTTCACCGCGGCTGGATTCATGCGCTCCTCGCGTTCATGGGCGGTGCCGTGTCCGCGACCGTGATCGATCATTGGGTCGGCAATCTCGATCGCTCGAACCTGCGCTGGGCCTATGTGGTGTTTGGCGTGCTGTTGATGGCCTTTGGCAGCCTCTGCCTCCATGCCTCAAAGGGGGGAGGGGTGCAGTAGGCCTCGGTGGCGATGCGTCTCACAGCTTCCGAACCCGCAGGATATCCCACAGCGCGCGATCCCTTCTTTGCGGAAACAAATCCTCCCACTGCCGCAGCGACCGTGCCGAAAGCACGTCGTCCCCTGCCACCAGCGTTTCATTGAGGCTTTGCGGCGTGGTCACGCTGCGCACCACCGGAAACGATTCCGCCAGCACGCGGCGCGAGTGCGATTGCATCAGCCGATGGCCCGCCCCCGTCACCAGATTGGCCGCCAACAGGCCGCCGGGTGCCACTGCGTCGCGCAAGGTATCGAGATGGCGGCTGTTCCACGCGTGCGGGCGGAACACGTCGGTCTTCCCCGCGAGATAGACGTCGTCGATCACCACATCGAAACGGCGCTTGTTCGTCCGCAGCCACTCGTAGGCGTCGCCGAGGTGGATCTCGATGCGGGTGGCATCCAGCTCCATGTGCTCGCGTGCCAGCTCCACGATGCCGGGATCGATGTCCACCGCTACCAGTTCCACCTGCGGCAGCAGGTGCCGGAGGATGCGGAACGCGGTTCCACCGGCGAGACCGAGCATCAGCACCGAGCGAGGCGGACCCTCCGGGCGCAGCAGCGCGGCCGCGGCCAGGTTGTCCCACGCCAGGCCGGTGAGAAGCCGGTCGCGCTGCCACCACGCGTGGATCGCCCCGGCCACCCTGAACTCCACCTGATGCTCCGATTTCCAGACTTCCACGCGCTGGAACGCGGTATCCACGGTGGCGATCTTCGAAAGGGGCATGCGGGCGGTTAGACGGTCCCCCTCATTAACTCCATCCCGGCCTTCCGGAGAAGAACAATCCCTTCACTCGCCCCACGTGATCTCCCCGGCGCTGTCCGTTCCAGCCATCGTCTCCACGCGGGCGATCACCACCAGTTTCCGTGCGGTGCGGGCGGAGGCGGGAACCGCGAGGGTGAAGCGGTTGGCGCGGTTCTCAAGGCCGGTCCAGCCTTCGTGCGTGTCCTGGCCGATGACCTTGCCATCCGCTTCGAGCGCCACCTCCTCGATGCGCAGGGCGTTCTGGCCGGACTTGTAGGAAAAGGTCACCGCCAGTTCGCCGCCCTTCACCGCCAAAGCGGGCACGGCGAGGGACAACCTCGCGTGGTTGCCGCCGCGGAAGTCGGCGGGTTTCCACGCCGGACCATCGAGCTCCACCCGTGGCAGAGGATCGATCGCGAGGATCGCCGCACCGTATTTCTGGAGCAATCGGCGTGACACCTCCACCGTGTCGCCCTTCGGTCGTGCGGCCAGGGTGGTCTTGCCCGAGTTGACCCACTCGGTTTCGAACTTCCCGCGCTCGCGGTTGTAGGTCGCCATGTCCGGGCGCTTGCCCGCGGCGAGCGCCATTTCCGTGGCATCGAGGAACATCTTCCAGCGTGGCAGGTAATACTCGCCCAGCAGCCCGTTCCACTCGCGATTGGCGTAGTCGGCCAGATCCGTCTGCGGGTTCTCCACCCAGGTGGTGACGATCATGCGCGCGATCCGGTCCATGTAGGCGGCGTCGGCCGGGGTCTTGCCCCACTTGCGGGCATCCGCCACCCACGCGCCCATCAGCCAGTCGGCGCGGGTGCCGGTCAGTTCGTCGAGGTCGGCGATGAGTCCGAGCAGGATCTCCTTGTTGCGTTTGAACGCGGGCAGGTCGTTCGCTTCCACCGCCGCCAGAAGGCGGTCGTAGATCGAGCGGGAGTAGTTGGTCAGCGTCTGGCGGCTGACGTCGGCGAGATCGTAGCGGTAGGTGTCCTTCCCGCCGAGTTCGGGCGCGGCCTTGAGCAGCGTGTTCCAGGCCTTCGCCAACTCGCGGTTGTCATAGGCCACCTTCGATCCCGGCGACCACGTGCGGCCGCGCAGGTTCGCGTCCCAGCGCGGGCGGGCGGTGAGGATCGAATTGATCGGGGATTCCGCGGGCTTGGTTGCGTAGGCCGTGGCGAGGATGCCTTTCCACGCTTCCTCGGCGGAACTACTGCGGACGCCGTAGCGGGCATGGAGGTAGAGGTTCACCCACGCGGTGGTGTCCGCGGGCGCGCCGCGCCAGGCCATCTCCGTCATGAGTTCATACATCAGTGGATTGGTGTGCGATCCCTCCGGAACCAGCGCCGTGCCGCTCAGGTTTTTCCGCGCCGGGTCGGCCAGGGTGCCGCCGAAGTCCGTGGCCAGCTTCGCCGGGTTCCCCTCCAGCGCCAGGTTGCCGCCGAAGTTGAACAGGAAGCACCACGTCCACGGCGTGCCGTCGTAGCCATTGGCCTTCCGCCAGAACGGGCGGTAGTCGCAGTTCAGGTCGAGGGCCAGCGATTGGTCCTTCTTCCCGGCGTCGAACATCTCCTTGTTCGAGGTCTGCCAGCACTGCTTCACCAGCGTGATCTTCGGGTCGAAGGCCAGCATCGCGTCCTGGATCTGCTTGTAGACCGTGCCGCGGTCCATGCCCTTCGAACTGCCGCCCTCGTGGAAGGGGTCGGCGGCGAGAAACGATGCGTCGCCGTAGATCTTCCGCTGCTCCTCCATGAAGGTCCGCGCGATCTTCGCGTAGAGCGGGTCGCTGGGGTCGAGCATGTCCGGGCGACGGTTGCCCCCGGCCCAGGTGCCCTGCGGGAAAATTTTCGCTTCCGGATGCTTCTTCGTGAAACCGGACGGCAGCATGCCGTAGTAGCCCTGGAGGATCGGCTGGATGCCGAGCTCCCGGCAGCGTGCCACGATGTGCTGGCCGGTCCTGGTGCGGGCGTCGATGACGGCCTGTGGCGGGGAAAGCACGCCCTCCATGTTCTGCATGAACTGCCATGGCTGGTGCACCGGCGAGCACAGCCACTGGCGCACCTCTTCCCGCGAATAGCCGAATTTCTCGAACGTGTTCTGCCACACCGCCTCCTGGCCCTCGGTGACGAGGATCAGGTTGAGGCCGTGCAACGCCAGCCAGTCCAGCTCGCGGTCCCACTGTGCCTCGTCCCAGAAGGGCATCGTGTAGCCGTGGGTGCAGTAGTTGTAGGCCATGCGGTGGACCACCGGCGAAACCACGCGGACCTTCTCCGGCACCGCGGGTAGTCCGGCGGGCACGGCGAGGTTGTCGCCGTTCCACGACACATGCGCGTGGCAGTAGTCCTTCAGGTAGTGGTAGAACGCCGAGGCCTGCGCCACGCCGGTATTGCCACGCAGGACGATCCGCCCGTCCTTCGCCTCGATCTCGTAGGCGTCCCTGCCATCCGCCGCCGGGATCGTTTCCACCGTGATCTTCCCGGCCTGCGCCGGAGCGTAGCGGGTGATCAGCCCGCGCACCGCGGAATCCGGTTCGGCGAACGAGGACAGCGACAGGGCGAGCAGGCAGAGGAAGGAACGGAGCGGCATGACAAAAAGGGCTTCCTCTTATTCCACCGAAATCCACTTCCTGACAGTAAATCCCGGCCCGGAGGACGCGAAAAGCCCGCTCCGGGGAACCGGAGCGGGCCTGCATTGCATTACCCCGAAAAGGCGTGGATTACTCGGTGACTTTCGCCCGGATGAACACCTTCGGGCTCCCCGCGGGATCGGAGCCGGGGATGTAGAAGGTGCGGTTGGTCCAGCCCGGCCCCGGAGCGGGAAGGGCGGATTGGAGGGCGGCCGCATCCGGGCCGGTGAGTTCCTGCACCGGAATGAAACTCCAGTTCTGGAGATCGACCGCCCCCTGGATGTGATAGACCACGCCATCGACGAGGGAGGAGATCAGCTCGCCGCCCGTGCTGGAGAAGATGGCTCCGTTGCGAACCGGCAGGCTGATGGTGAGAGCGGGCTGGCCGCTCACTTGGCCGATCTTCGCAAGGATGTTCCCTTCCTCCATGCCGGACATAGGCTGGCCGTCGAACGCGAACTCCCTCAGGTTGTTCTTTCCATCGCCATCGGGGTCCGCGGCGAGGCCGTCGTTCACCCCGGTGGCAAGACCGCGGGACGAGGCCCACGTTGCATAGGTCAGGGGGGATGTGCCGGTGGTGACGGTCAACGTGCCGGAGCCGGAGAAGTGAACGTCGTCGACATGCGTGGCTCCGGATGCGCTGGAGCCCCAGGTGCCTGACGCCTGCTGGGCTCCGCCGATGAAGAGCTGGTCCACGGTGTCCGATCCCGCGAAGTTCAGGTCGAGTTTCCCGCTGGCGGCGAGGTTCACTTTCGAGGCGTCCGCGAGGAAGGCGGTGGAGAACGACAGTGTGCCCGCGTTCACCGTCGTGTCACCGGTGTAGGTGTTCGCGCCAGAGAGGATGGTTTTGCCGGTGCCGCTCTGGGTCACGGTGCCGGAGCCGGAGATCACGGCGGACACGGTGAGATCGGAGGTGGTGTCGCGGTTGAAAATCAGCGCGCCGTTGTTGGTGATCACACCGGTGCCGGGGGTGCCTGCCGCACCGCCATTGCCGATCTGCACGGTGCCCGCGCTGATGGTGGTCGCGTTGTAGGTGCTGGCACCGGAGATGGTCAGCTTGCCCGTGCCGGTCTTGGTCAGCGAGTTGGTCCCGGCGATGCCGCCCTGGAACTCGATGTCGGAACGGACATCGTAGGTCTTGGGCGAGGCGTTGCCCGCGTTGCCGGTCTGGGTGAACGTCAGCTTGCCGGTGTTCACGCTGTCGCCGAACAGGTAAATGCCGGAGCTGTTGAAGACCATCGGGTTCGAGATCGTGCGCGGAGCGGTGCCGTCCGCCGAGATGCCTGCGCCCGGATTGAAGTTGAGCGTGCCGCCCGCACCGATCGAATTGGCCCCCACGCGCAGGTAGCCCGCGGTGATCGAGGTGCTGCCGGTGTAGGTGTTGTTTCCGGAAATCGTCCAGACGCCGGTGCCGGTCTTGTTCACCGAGGTCTTGTTGGTGCCGGAATTGTCCGCGATCACGCCGGACAGGACACCCGTGCCCGCGGTCGAGCCGGAAAGGGTGAGCGTCTTGCTGCCCGCGCCGGTGGCGGTGACGTTGCCGCTGATGGCGAGTGTGCCGGTGCCGGATTGGTCGATGGTGCCACCGCCGGTGGTGCCCGCGAGATTGAGGATGCGATTGGTGGTATCGCCGGTGCCGGTGTAGCTGAGCGTGCCGGCGGTGGTCAGCAGGCCCAGACCGATGGTTCCGTCCGCGGCGGTCGTGACATTTCCCATTGGGCTCGCTCCTCCGCCCACGGACTTGATCGAGGAAACGGAGAGGGTGCCGGCGGCGATGGCAGTTGGGCCGGTGTAGGTGTTCGTTCCCGTGAGGACGAGGATGTTGGTTCCCAACTTGGCGAGACCGAGCTTGTTGGCGCCGCTGTTGGTGTCTCCGACGAGACTCGCGTAGGTGAAGGTGCCGCCGGTGGCGTTGGTGGTGTCGATGCCGAGCGCTGAGCCGGGCAGGAAGCCGCCGGTGCCGTCACCGAGCGCCTTCAGCGTATCCAGCTCGGTGGCGGTGAACTCACCGGTGCCGCCGACATTCACTCCCAGGGTGCCGCCGCTGTTGACGATCAGGTTTGCGGTGGTCCAACTGGCCGGGGTGTTGTTGTAGAGGGAAACGAGCTTGGCGAACTGGAGGACGCCGGCGTTGACGGTGGTGGTGCCGGTGTAGCTGTTGGTGCCGCCGAGCGATTGCAATGCCGCTCCGGATTTCACCAGCGTCAACGGGCCGGTGATGTTACCGGTGGCAGTGAGGGACGCGGTGGTGGGGCTCAGCGTGAGGGTCGCGGCCTTGGAGCTCGTCACGTTCGTCTTGCCGGTGCCGGTATCCTTGAGACCCGCGATCGTCTGGTTGAACCCGGCCGTGTCCGCTTGGTCATTCAGGCGCAGCGTGCCCGTGCTGCCGGTGCTGCTGGTCACCGTGCCGGTGGGGCTCAGCGTGTTGGCCGCGCCCACGTAGACGATCGCGCCGTTGTTATCGATGCTCAGCGTTCCCCAGGTGTTGGACGCGTTGCTGAACTGCCAGCGGGCGGTGTCGAGCAGCTGGACGGTGGCGGTGCCCAGCGAAACCGAGCCGGTGATGTTGCCCCAGGTATTGGAGTTCCGCAGCGCCAGCGCGATGGTATTGGTGCCAGCGGTCAAACCGATGTTGCCGGACACGATCGAGGCGGTGGCGGCGCTGGTGCCTCCCGCGAGGATCGAGCCGAACCCGCCGGTGGGCGCGCTGGAGTTGTCCACGGTGATGTTGCCGCTCCAGGTGCTGCCGTTGCCCAGTCCGAGCACCGCTCGGGCGCTGCCGAGGTTGACGGACTTCAAGGTTAGGCTGTTGCTCACGGTCAGCCCCGCCGCGACGGTGATTCCGGCGCTGAACTGGTTGCTGCCGTTGAGAAGCACGCTGCTGGTGCCGAAACCCTGGGCATT comes from Luteolibacter sp. LG18 and encodes:
- a CDS encoding alpha-N-acetylglucosaminidase, with the protein product MPLRSFLCLLALSLSSFAEPDSAVRGLITRYAPAQAGKITVETIPAADGRDAYEIEAKDGRIVLRGNTGVAQASAFYHYLKDYCHAHVSWNGDNLAVPAGLPAVPEKVRVVSPVVHRMAYNYCTHGYTMPFWDEAQWDRELDWLALHGLNLILVTEGQEAVWQNTFEKFGYSREEVRQWLCSPVHQPWQFMQNMEGVLSPPQAVIDARTRTGQHIVARCRELGIQPILQGYYGMLPSGFTKKHPEAKIFPQGTWAGGNRRPDMLDPSDPLYAKIARTFMEEQRKIYGDASFLAADPFHEGGSSKGMDRGTVYKQIQDAMLAFDPKITLVKQCWQTSNKEMFDAGKKDQSLALDLNCDYRPFWRKANGYDGTPWTWCFLFNFGGNLALEGNPAKLATDFGGTLADPARKNLSGTALVPEGSHTNPLMYELMTEMAWRGAPADTTAWVNLYLHARYGVRSSSAEEAWKGILATAYATKPAESPINSILTARPRWDANLRGRTWSPGSKVAYDNRELAKAWNTLLKAAPELGGKDTYRYDLADVSRQTLTNYSRSIYDRLLAAVEANDLPAFKRNKEILLGLIADLDELTGTRADWLMGAWVADARKWGKTPADAAYMDRIARMIVTTWVENPQTDLADYANREWNGLLGEYYLPRWKMFLDATEMALAAGKRPDMATYNRERGKFETEWVNSGKTTLAARPKGDTVEVSRRLLQKYGAAILAIDPLPRVELDGPAWKPADFRGGNHARLSLAVPALAVKGGELAVTFSYKSGQNALRIEEVALEADGKVIGQDTHEGWTGLENRANRFTLAVPASARTARKLVVIARVETMAGTDSAGEITWGE
- a CDS encoding autotransporter-associated beta strand repeat-containing protein, giving the protein MKARRYYLPLLSLLGTLPALGGSGTWTADVAGDWGDTTKWTSSTVADGADATATFTVDITADRIINLEAARTIGNLTFGDATVGTAGGWTISGANTLTLATTTGTPTITTNALGTAKTATISSVIAGNGGLNVVSGGANGTLTLGGANTYSGITTISTLANGATGVALTNAQGFGTSSVLLNGSNQFSAGITVAAGLTVSNSLTLKSVNLGSARAVLGLGNGSTWSGNITVDNSSAPTGGFGSILAGGTSAATASIVSGNIGLTAGTNTIALALRNSNTWGNITGSVSLGTATVQLLDTARWQFSNASNTWGTLSIDNNGAIVYVGAANTLSPTGTVTSSTGSTGTLRLNDQADTAGFNQTIAGLKDTGTGKTNVTSSKAATLTLSPTTASLTATGNITGPLTLVKSGAALQSLGGTNSYTGTTTVNAGVLQFAKLVSLYNNTPASWTTANLIVNSGGTLGVNVGGTGEFTATELDTLKALGDGTGGFLPGSALGIDTTNATGGTFTYASLVGDTNSGANKLGLAKLGTNILVLTGTNTYTGPTAIAAGTLSVSSIKSVGGGASPMGNVTTAADGTIGLGLLTTAGTLSYTGTGDTTNRILNLAGTTGGGTIDQSGTGTLAISGNVTATGAGSKTLTLSGSTAGTGVLSGVIADNSGTNKTSVNKTGTGVWTISGNNTYTGSTSITAGYLRVGANSIGAGGTLNFNPGAGISADGTAPRTISNPMVFNSSGIYLFGDSVNTGKLTFTQTGNAGNASPKTYDVRSDIEFQGGIAGTNSLTKTGTGKLTISGASTYNATTISAGTVQIGNGGAAGTPGTGVITNNGALIFNRDTTSDLTVSAVISGSGTVTQSGTGKTILSGANTYTGDTTVNAGTLSFSTAFLADASKVNLAASGKLDLNFAGSDTVDQLFIGGAQQASGTWGSSASGATHVDDVHFSGSGTLTVTTGTSPLTYATWASSRGLATGVNDGLAADPDGDGKNNLREFAFDGQPMSGMEEGNILAKIGQVSGQPALTISLPVRNGAIFSSTGGELISSLVDGVVYHIQGAVDLQNWSFIPVQELTGPDAAALQSALPAPGPGWTNRTFYIPGSDPAGSPKVFIRAKVTE